A region of Vicugna pacos chromosome 7, VicPac4, whole genome shotgun sequence DNA encodes the following proteins:
- the POT1 gene encoding protection of telomeres protein 1 isoform X3, whose protein sequence is MSLIQATHYVYTPLNQLKSGMIVNVYGVVKFFKPPYLSKGTDYCSVVTIVDQTNVKLTCLFFSGNYEALPIIYKNGDIVRFHRLKIQVYKNETQGIASSGFASLTFEGTLGAPIIPRTSSKCFNFTAEDEKMVEALRVWASTHISPSSTLVKLCDVQPMQYFDLTCQLLGKAQVDGASFLLKVWDGTRTPFPSWRVLIQDFVLEGDLSHIQRLQNLTIDILVYDNHVPVAKSLKVGSFLRIYSLHTKLQSVNSENMATFLALEFHLHGGTSYGRGIRVLPESNSDVDQLKKVLESADLPANQSFGGICQSEHEDSFSNISSSGSVSLYEVERCQQLSATVLTDHQYLEKTPLCAILKQKAPQQYRIRAKLRSYKPRRLCQSVKLSCPKCHSLQEVPHEGDLDKILQEGATKTPDIKLQNTSLYDSKIWTTKDQGERKVAVHFVKNNDILPFSNNCLILIEGGTLSEICKLSNKFHSVIPVRSGPEDLEVLDLSAPFLIQRKMHHYGCKQCSNLRPIQNLNSLVDKRSWIPSSVAEVLGIVPLQYVFVMTFTLDDGTGVLEAYLMDSEKFFQIPASEVLLNDNLQQSIDMIMDMFCPPEVKIDAYPWLECFIKSYNVTSGTEQQICYQIFDTTVAEDLI, encoded by the exons ATTATTGCTCGGTTGTAACAATTGTGGACCAGACAAATGTTAAGTTAACCTGCCTGTTCTTTAGTGGAAATTATGAAGCCCTtccaattatttataaaaatggagaTATTGTTCGCTTTCACAGGCTGAAG ATCCAAGTATATAAAAACGAGACTCAAGGTATTGCCAGCTCTGGCTTTGCATCTttgacatttgagggaactctgGGAGCTCCTATCATACCTCGTACTTCAAGCAAGTGTTTTAATTTCACTGCTGAGGACGAAAAAATGGTGGAAGCCTTACGTGTTTGGGCATCTACTCATATTTCACCTTCTTCAACGTTAGTGAAATTGTGTGATGTTCAGCCAATGCAGTATTTTGACCTGACTTGTCAGCTCTTGGGCAAAGCACAGGTGGATGGAGCATCATTTCTTCTAAAG GTATGGGATGGCACCAGGACCCCATTCCCATCTTGGAGAGTCTTAATACAAGACTTTGTTCTTGAAGGTGATTTAAGTCACATCCAACGGCTGCAGAATCTGACAATAGACATTTTAGTCTATGATAACCATGTTCCAGTGGCCAAATCTCTGAAG GTTGGGAGCTTTCTTAGAATTTATAGCCTCCATACCAAGCTTCAGTCAGTCAATTCTGAAAACATGGCAACATTTTTAGCCCTAGAGTTTCATCTCCATGGAGGCACCAGTTATGGTCGGGGAATCAGAGTGTTGCCAGAAAGTAACTCAGATGTGGATCAACTGAAAAA GGTTTTAGAATCTGCAGATTTGCCAGCCAATCAGTCTTTTGGTGGTATCTGTCAATCAGAACATGAGGACAGCTTTTCAAACATTTCAA GCTCTGGATCAGTATCACTATATGAGGTAGAAAGATGTCAGCAACTATCAGCTACAG TGCTTACAGATCATCAATATTTGGAGAAAACGCCACTCTGTGCTATTCTGAAACAAAAAGCTCCCCAACAGTACCGCATCCGAGCAAAACTGAGGTCGTATAAGCCCAGAAGGCTCTGTCAGTCTGTTAAACTTTCTTGTCCTAAGTGTCATTCACT gCAAGAAGTTCCACATGAGGGTGATTTGGATAAAATTTTGCAAGAGGGTGCAACCAAAACCCCAGATATCAAACTACAAAACACATCATTATATGATTCAAAAATCTGGACCACTAAAGATCAAGGAGAACGAAAAGTAGCTGTTCATTTTGTGAAAAATAATGATATTCTCCCATTTTCAAATAACTGTCTAATTTTGATAGAAG GAGGTACACTCAGTGAAATCTGTAAACTCTCAAACAAGTTTCATAGTGTAATTCCTGTGAGATCTGGCCCAGAAGACCTGGAAGTCCTCGACCTTTCAGCACCATTCCTTATACAAAGGAAAATGCATCACTATGG gtgtaaaCAATGTTCTAATCTGAGACCAATACAAAATCTAAATTCCCTGGTTGATAAAAGATCGTGGATTCCTTCTTCTGTGGCAGAAG TACTAGGTATTGTACCCCTCCAATACGTGTTTGTGATGACATTTACTCTTGATGATGGAACAGGAGTGTTGGAAGCTTATCTTATGGATTCT gaaaaattctTCCAGATTCCAGCATCAGAAGTCCTACTCAATGACAACCTTCAGCAAAGTATAGATATGATCATGGATATGTTTTGTCCTCCAGAAGTAAAAATTG ATGCGTATCCATGGTTGGAGTGCTTCATCAAGTCGTATAATGTCACAAGTGGAACAGAGCAGCAAATTTGCTATCAGATTTTTGACACCACAGTTGCAGAAGACCTTATCTAA